Proteins encoded within one genomic window of Humulus lupulus chromosome 1, drHumLupu1.1, whole genome shotgun sequence:
- the LOC133806369 gene encoding putative U-box domain-containing protein 50 yields the protein MDPPQGNTVVYVALGNEREEGFKTLRWTLQKWRFHPLSIIILHINITKDIVNTFFGKMHANYISEELLELIRKKEQENIDRLLSQYIAFCGKVKAEIFKVEKYDKPIRELIIDLISGLHITNFVMGLTSMKSSSRKTKTSISGCFYIYQQKPEFCELFIVSGGKQILMREENFGDSIPLAPNTDSPNSQNQWECYTQEIDNYFQHLLSLNLDEEFIDNCEPENNDSSPIDAEMENLQTSNLSVAEKSQCLRTKIQERKEKIQSKRDEVKANAQRHAKAERVICLCNERVQGLENLIEKGGTNKSKLKEELDNTTELLNEAIVEVEESKRSLNSFLKLRYDLSDKLRRLEMAKSKGEAELQMLVVEREAMVEEIDVLRRQKEVFQRRIQFYREAEGENNRMVERCNLREFSGEEIRLATEDFSDRLRIMSGGDFSSVYKCRINLQTVAIKMMTSSPNNAQLTHQDFQLKVKFLGNIRHPHLIATIGFCLEPQCIVFEYMHSSSLKDIIFSSSSCGAANRALSWHTRVHVAAQVCSGLCYLHMAQPKPIIHAHLTASNILLDRNLIAKIGGFGLAQAHDETHIGSDIHAFGLLLLQLLTGRNWAGLVDEAMFVDKAALVQVLDETSGAWPLDLVERLALLAFRCLGSSVGPTNLKVEVLMEELEELRKKGDELVDRRGGEIMSDGGHESSEVPYVFLCPIYKDVMINPHVAADGFSYEMEAMEAWMRMGKDTSPMTNLKLKHNFLIPNNSLRSLITDWHIKRSILPP from the exons ATGGATCCTCCTCAAGGAAATACGGTGGTTTATGTAGCTCTTGGAAACGAACGAGAAGAGGGTTTCAAGACCTTGAGATGGACACTGCAAAAATGGAGATTTCATCCACTTTCCATTATCATTCTCCACATAAACATTACCAAAGACATTGTTAACACCTTTT TTGGAAAGATGCATGCAAATTATATAAGTGAGGAGTTATTAGAACTTATcagaaagaaagaacaagaaaatatCGATAGGCTACTTTCCCAGTACATAGCTTTTTGTGGGAAG GTGAAAGCTGAAATTTTCAAGGTTGAGAAATATGATAAGCCTATCCGTGAACTCATCATAGATTTGATTTCAGGACTCCATATAACCAACTTCGTTATGGGACTCACTTCCATGAAATCTTCATCTCG GAAAACAAAAACCTCCATTAGTGGTTGTTTTTACATTTATCAACAGAAGCCTGAATTTTGTGAGCTGTTCATTGTAAGTGGTGGAAAACAGATACTAATGAGAGAAGAAAATTTTGGTGACTCAATTCCATTAGCTCCAAATACAGATTCTCCCAATTCGCAAAATCAGTGGGAATGTTATACTCAAGAAATTGACAACTATTTTCAACATTTATTGTCTCTGAATTTGGATGAAGAATTCATAGATAATTGTGAGCCAGAGAATAATGATAGTAGTCCAATAGACGCAGAGATGGAGAATCTACAAACCTCCAATTTG AGTGTTGCAGAGAAATCTCAATGTCTGAGAACAAAAATTCAAGAAAGAAAGGAGAAAATCCAATCAAAAAGAGATGAAGTTAAGGCCAATGCTCAAAGGCATGCAAAAGCAGAAAGGGTCATTTGTTTATGCAATGAAAGG GTGCAAGGACTCGAAAATCTAATAGAAAAAGGGGGAACGAATAAATCGAAATTGAAGGAGGAACTAGATAACACGACAGAATTACTCAACGAAGCCATAGTCGAAGTGGAAGAAAGTAAGAGGAGTCTAAACTCATTTCTTAAGCTTCGGTACGATCTCTCCGACAAGCTCCGGAGATTGGAAATGGCTAAATCAAAAGGCGAGGCAGAGTTACAAATGTTGGTTGTGGAACGGGAGGCGATGGTGGAGGAAATCGATGTGCTACGGCGGCAAAAAGAGGTTTTCCAGCGGAGGATTCAGTTCTATAGAGAGGCGGAAGGAGAGAATAACAGAATGGTAGAAAGGTGCAACTTGAGGGAGTTTTCTGGTGAGGAGATCAGATTGGCCACTGAAGATTTTTCAGATCGTTTGAGAATCATGTCGGGTGGAGATTTTAGCAGTGTTTACAAATGCCGCATCAATCTTCAAACTGTCGCCATTAAAATGATGACCTCATCACCTAACAATGCACAACTCACTCATCAAGATTTTCAACTAAAG GTGAAGTTTCTCGGAAACATTAGGCACCCTCATTTGATTGCTACAATCGGATTTTGCTTAGAGCCGCAATGCATTGTTTTCGAATACATGCACAGTAGTTCTCTCAAGGACATTATATTCTCATCGTCTTCTTGTGGAGCTGCAAATCGGGCCCTCTCGTGGCACACTCGAGTCCATGTTGCAGCACAGGTTTGTTCTGGCCTGTGCTATCTCCACATGGCCCAACCCAAACCCATAATCCATGCCCACCTCACAGCCTCCAACATTCTCCTCGACCGCAACCTCATTGCCAAGATTGGTGGGTTTGGGCTTGCCCAAGCCCACGATGAAACCCATATTGGATCAGATATACATGCCTTTGGGCTTTTGCTTCTTCAGCTCTTGACTGGGAGGAATTGGGCTGGGCTTGTAGACGAAGCTATGTTTGTTGACAAGGCTGCCCTTGTCCAAGTCTTGGATGAGACAAGTGGAGCGTGGCCATTGGATCTTGTGGAGAGACTTGCCTTGTTGGCATTCAGATGTTTGGGCTCAAGCGTGGGGCCCACAAATTTGAAGGTGGAAGTGTTGATGGAAGAGCTTGAAGAGTTAAGGAAAAAGGGTGATGAATTAGTTGATAGAAGAGGAGGTGAGATCATGAGTGATGGAGGACATGAGTCTTCTGAAGTACCCTATGTGTTCCTTTGCCCCATATACAAG GATGTGATGATAAATCCACATGTAGCGGCAGATGGGTTTTCATATGAAATGGAAGCTATGGAAGCATGGATGAGAATGGGAAAGGATACTTCACCCATGACAAACTTAAAACTCAAACACAACTTCCTCATCCCTAATAACTCTCTCCGCTCTCTCATTACAGATTGGCATATTAAAAGATCCATTCTACCACCTTAA